CAGTGTTGCTGTTACACAGTTTTTCCACCAGAGGTcactgacacatttatttttacacactAAAATGTCCCACTCAGTCCACATGGTCACAATTCTCTAAAACATGAACTGATGAGATCCTTGTTGAAAATGTAAAGGCTATGTGTGTagttaaaaaacattaaatatacagaCCAATCTTACATCATTATCAGACTCTCGAATATCAACACTGTCTCATAACTCCAGTGTCCTTCTGGATGTTTTATTCGATTTTATTTCTGGCTGTTTGTATAAGTGAACCCAAACATTAAGTGTTCCACCTTCATAAGGACCGAGCTTTGACTGTACTGTAACGTTGAGTGAcctgcacttcctgttgaaaatgtcatcattttatgttGCTTGAAGTCACAATAAGTGGAACTGATGCAAACTAACTGCAATGCAACAATGAATTTATTATTTGAAGTAGtaataagaaaaaagaagaaagaaataaaccAGCTGAGTCTCAGTCTGTGTctgaagacaggaaacaacagctGAAAGTTTTTCTGAACCAGCCAAACAAGCCTCGTCTGTGCTGACGAGAGGAGACAGACGAGCTGCCGGAGCTGAGGCCGCAACGGAGTCTGGTTCTGTGATCGGTTCTTCGCAATGATCCCGACCACTCAGGACTGAAGTAGGAGGGGtcacaggaggtggaggacctAACCCACAGCAGAAGTTGTCTCTGGGCTGTGTGCCGGCTGGTCACCTGCTTCATCCTGGCTGTGGAGCGGGCAGTAATGACAGCAGATACCATTCCTCTAAATGGGAGGCTGTCCTCCACACCAGGCTCCTCATCTTCAGCAGGGCTGAAGTAATCTCAATCTCAAGAGAGattaacacaacaacaaacacatataaacatcacaacaagacacacaaagcagtcctcaaacacacattaataatCACAACTTTGACAAGTAGTTTCAAGTCCCTCAGAGTAGTCAGTGTCTCcattatagtttgttttttcagttcattGCAGTAGTGAGGTGCACTGCGCTGGAAACCAGTCTTCCCCAGTTCAGAGCTGGTATGAGGAACTTTTAGAGCTAATCCATCCTGTGGTCTGGTATCACGGTTCTTCCCTTTGAACTCAACTAAAGATGCTACATCTATGTATTACACCAATAGCAAAATGTCTGTGTAAGTATGCAACCCACATCCTGTCAATCACAACCCAGTCACACCCACATCCAGACCAAGGCCCAATGCTCCACCTGTCAACGTTCATCGGATGAAACTACATATACACAGTAATGGCTTTGATTTGTTACCTTGTTCTTTATGAAgagtaaataaatgtgtttgaagTGCAGTTGTGTCAGGACGTTTCCTCTGAAAAACAACtacaataatgacaaaatagTTTATATTCTCTAAGACAACAAATGAGTGCACAGggatggaaagaggagagaaaacatgaaatgaggGGGAAATCAGTCAGCTGGCAGTAATGTGCTGCTGAATTCAAAGGAATGGCAAACATTATTCAGGGTAAACATTTGGCCAAACTAACTGTTCCTGACTTCAGATCAGTGAAAACATAATTTCAGTTATATTCATGAGTGATGCTCCTGAAGACAGCTTTCCCCTTTGCAGCATTACTGTTCTGCAGCTTTACACAGTAGTTTAACCAAGATTTTAAATCCTTGTGTCCAAAATGGCTCCCAAAAAAGTGACAAACTGAACTCCTCACCTGTGTTTCATACAGATGTAGGTCTACAGTtgtcttcagttttgtttctcagtCATCATTATGCGTCTCCTTGTTTCCATTCATGTGTTCCCTCTCTAACAGATGCGGCTGCCGTCCAAACCTTATTCCAGCTTACCAAACTACTCCATCGGCTCGACCAACACTCCCCAGGGACAGGACTGGTGACATGGCCGCTATAGGACAAGCACTGTCTGAGGCTGAGCGACTGGGTCTGTCAGTAAGAGCTATGAGCACAATTATTGACACTGAAGAAGTCACATTCTTTATGTCCTGATCCTCCTGTAGAGTTTGTATGAGATTGGTACAAAAACCGTGTATTGTATAAGACCCCTTAAATGTTTTTGGAAGTCTGGTTctcaaaatgctgcaaatgcTAAAACATCTACAAAAGCTGGACACACATTTGCTCATAAtcacaaaatgtagaaaatactAAAACCCAATGAAAGTAGAAACAGGCCTTCAATCATAGCAGCTGCTGCCTGGGAACAACGTGTCCTCCTCACCTGGCTCAGGTGTCCAGTGCATGTCTGTAGACTGTAGTGCTGTCACAGTGACACCTAGTGGCTGAAAAATAGGAtgataaaagcaaataaaacatgcagtgagcagtaaaatcattatttatttatacactTATTTTAGCAACTGTTACTTCAACTTGTTTCTCTTAATAATACTCAAACCTTCCTGTCAACAATCAATGCACGGAGGGCCAAAAACAAGATTCTATTCTCCTTGTGTTAATACTGAAGGTGCAATTTGTAAGATATGAACAGACTTTCAGTTTGgaccattaaaaaaatgaagtaaCATTATCAGCAGAGGTTATGGTCTGACAGTATAGCTCAAGGCTTCTCCCAGAGTTTCAGCTGGGCTCTCTTAGCTTTTGTAGTCAAGCAagtgaacaaaataaactcacaaaatgtccagaaaggacatattacagctgttttctttattaaacagaaaaatcaaactGTACCCCTTCTGAagtcaagtttctctctttgaCTGAACTAAGATCTTAATTGCAAAGTTAACTCATTGCACTCTCTTCATTCAGATTCaaaagaagcaaaataaaactcaccaaaattctcttgatttgtcttttcactgtttcaacAATCAGAAATTTAGTTGAACAATTGAAATAAGCACTTGATTCACAGAGTTGGgtatgaaaatattctggctttACACGCTGAGGTTTCCCGACCTTCCTCTTGCTCCAGTCGCACTTAGTAAATTAAAGCAAACTCTAATAAGAAAATCAGCATAAACAATAGTGTTCTCTGATCCTGTTTCTGCTCCATGTAGGTTTTCCAAGCACGGCTCCTTAAAGTCTCACAAAGAACTGGAGCTTCCAGCACTGGATATGATCTTACTGTGCGTGTGTACTTCAGACAGTTCAAGCTGTCAGAGCGGCTGACATGAACTTCAGTGGTggacagtgtgtttttgttgctgtgtgctGTGCTCCTTCAGACAACAGCATATTGTAGATCTGccagtcttttttcttttttttatcgTATCACAGATGATAATTGTAGGATGGAGTGATGCTCTTTTTGGATACCAGTGCTTGACTTCACTTGGTGATGTGAAGGATGTACAGGAATAACACTTTTGAGGCTGTGGAAAACAGTGCCAGGTCACAGGCTGTTTTGTATTAATCCCTGCCGTACACCTCACATGGTGACAATAAGCCATTTGGCATTGCTGATATTACTGCAGAAACAATTAGACAGATGATCAGTTAGCTGTTTGAcagtattcattcattcattgttgagACACGTGAAATGCTGAAGAAATGTGTCATGGAAGTTGTATGTGATAAGAGTGTTTCTGGGAGATGTTGAGTGAAGCCAGAGTTAGCGGGTACGGCTagctaagctaatgctaacgctaacgGCCAGGAGCTGCTCCACCTCAGTAGCTTAAAAGTAATATTTACTTTGAACAACTTTGATATCCAGTTTCTGTAAAGCAACCAGAAACAGTCAGAGGAGGTCAATGATGTTTAAACGTATTTTCACGGTTGAGAACACTGGATTTAAATGCGTGTGTTTTCATATGTCAGTGTGATCACAGTGTTTGCAGAGGCTATTTTTAGCGAGGTTGTTTGTTTAAGCAGGCATTGAACGCTGAATCTCATGTTAAAGGGTTTGTCCGCAGGCATTTTACTGTGTTAGTGAGCTATAGCTGTATGTGAAGGATTATAGCCACATTTCCTATGAATTAAAATTCTTTGTGATCATTCGGCAAAGTGTAAATGTATATTGTGTGAAGGAAAGACGTTCACTTCACTACAAATGTTTACTGGGGTAGCTTAAAAAGTTTTCAGATCAGacttttctgcagctttaaagtcaatatttgtaaaatataaCAGGGAAATGTGGATTAATAATGTTatagatgtgtttgtgttatttcatttaCTTCAGAATAAACCTGTGTACCAGCTGACAAACAGTATTTGCCTGTTTTCATTCCTTCATTGCTCCACATCTTGTTTGCTGCTGGCCCAGGTTCAACTAGGCCTGATGCTGGTAATACCTGCAACAGGTAGTTTAAGACTTTATAAGACTTGACGTGATATTTTCCAGACCTCAGTGTGCAGTTTGATATGACGTTGTTCAACTTTTCTGCAGTCCGGTCTATGAATAACCCTTTAAAACAAGCAGGATTTGTGAGCTAAATTCACGAGTGATAACGAGGTAATTAAGGAATGAAGCCAtttctgtcttcatgtctgtgttgaCCTTTTTTCTATATGTTGCCTCTGCTCTGGTGTTTCAGGTCACCCAGGTTAAAGAAGGGCGCTCACGAAGTCATCCTGGGATTCGTCAAGTCCAGACCATCTCTCAACCCAAGTACAACTTAAGAAAACAACCCATCCTTGTGCAGCCTGTGAAATTGTTGCATTTGAAGGGCAATTAAGCATGAATATGAGGGGATGGGCATTCGCAGGGTTTTTTCATTTGACCTGGGCACTTGGGTTCAGCGTACTGAAATTGGTGAACGGGGCTCTGTTGgggtgttttctttcttcagatGCTGTGACAGAGCAGCGTGAGATTTGGTGTGGGTGGAAGACAACcagagaaaaaggaagatgCCAGGCTGTGACAAAGGGGACTGTAGAAGCTGGAAAACAGCAACGTTCTGCAGGAGTCAAGAGGTGAAGTAGATGTGGTGGAGCTCGACGAACGCGGCATGCTGCACGCGCAGGTCGCTGCAGGACAGAAGGAAACGCTTTGTGGAAAAGCGGAGGGCTGAATGTCCTTCAGTTATGCGTTACTTTTCTATTTGCTTTAAACGTGTCTGACTACCGTGCAGACAAGATGGCAGCACCCATATCCAGGACATTTTTGTGCAGTTGATAGCCAGTTATATAGTCTCAGTCTGAAGGTTGCTGCAGAGTTCTTGACTCTTGTTCGGTGTTCGTAGTGCTTCATGCAAACAAACTCACTAACTAACTACTAATTACACGCACAGCTAATAACTActgaacacagaaataaatgaagaagtGTGACAACGAATAAAAATTAATAATGTATATGGACACAACGAATAACTACTATACAAATAAACTAGACCATTAACAGGCTGCCAGAATACAGCAATGTACAATTAATGAAtaactgactgaatgaatgaagttgGAAATACAGCAACATACCAAATATGTGAATAAGGACCATCATACTAGATCAAACATGATATCTCAATTAGATACATTAattactgaaaacacaaaagaacaagTGGACAAAATCTTTAAgagtaaacagtaaaatacGGCTTATGGCACCtttcagcagctgagagagCAGGCAAGCCAAAAGAAATGATCTGAAGTAATTAGAAATCGTAACTATATTGATGGGAAATCCTAATTTCTCTTTAGTATTTctaataattaattaatctatAGCTTCAACCCAATATCACAGGAAAAGTATTTGTTTCACCTGGTACTTCTGATGACAGGGAAGAGGTTGATCTGGAGGGGGGAGGGACAAGTGCTGCTTTCGCTTGGACCTTGTTGTCTCCTGTTCCAACTTTTCCtgaataattaattattaaatacGCCGccattaattaatttattagaAGTTTAAAAGGTCAGGCTCTCCAGTTGCTGAAGGATATCAAAAGACCTTTATGAATGACAAAAGATCATCCTTAATAGTGAATGAGTAGTAGACAGTATTAACTCAGGTTTACATGTCAGAATGTCACAACCTCTTTTCTACTGTTAGACAGTGTATAcctacacatatacatacagtaggTACGCCTCCAGTTTGCCCAGCAAACAAAATtgaattaaagtaaaataacaTCATTACATGTCAGTGTCAAAACATCTTTATATGAAAGGAATGTCTActttctcccctctgtctttGAGGAATGCCAAAGAGGGGTGGtgcccacccacacacacacacacacacaaacacccactaATTACAAGCTGCGATCAGTTTTCTGGTTAAACATGTACAACCTGTTTGCATCATTATCTACTCAAAGCGTCTGAACATactgttcagctgcagttggAGTGAGGACATAATGAATCATACACATCGTGAAAACATCAAGTAACCTTTAGACATGTGTTTGAGGTGAAGAAAAGCagacatacatttttaaatatgtcaTTAAGGTTGAAAGCTATGCCCTACATCAGTGGAAGTGTGTGTCCCAAGTTTTTAcctgaaatgtcactgaaaaacaGGTTTGTGTTAACTACAGAATGGTGTGCCATGTTTTATTAAGATGTCCGTATGCAACTGTCCTTGTTGCAAAGAAGCAATCCACATATGGGGCTTTCAACAATTTATCGCAATAAGATCGTATCCTGGGATTTATTATCAGGAAGTGAAATCAAAATGTTCTCTCTGCCATCTAATGATATACCCGGTAATACAAAACTCATGAAATCGTGATGAGGGTAATTTTCAATCTTAATGTGGATGTATATGAATACCTTAAAACGTATTTAAAACTGCTTTGGTTTCTACATTTCATACATTTGcctacagtatatacagtatttccatGGACTCAATAAGtaacaggagaaaaaagacGTTCATGACTCTTGCTCTGAGCCGCTACTGTTAAGTCTTTCATGAAAAGGTAGGAAGGATCATCAAGACCAGGTAAAAAATTGGGTTCTGGCCAGTTATCAGGCCaagtttctctttctttcatgcTTTCGTCAGTCTCAGTGGCGAGCTCGGcccccctttcctctctccacagccTCCCGTGCTCCTCCTTGAGCTCGATGTAGGTTCGATGGAACGTGTGGAAGATAGATGTAGAAGGGAAAGACAGAATGAGGATCCCTGATAATATGCTGACCAGTGCCACCAGTTGGCCGGGGATGCTGTGGGGCACCATGTCACCGTATCCCACTGTGGTCACAGAGATGATGGACCACCAGTATGACGCTGGGATGCTGCTGAAGCTGAGCAGGGGGGATCTGGCAGCGTTCGGGGCCAGCTCACTCTCAGCAAGATGTACCAGTGGGGAGAAGAGGGTCACAgcgacacacacaaagagcagcagcaggccaaaGTCAGTCGTACTGCGCTGGATAGTCACTCCCAACGTCTGCAGACCCGTAGAGTGGCGGGCCAGCCTCATCACGTACAGGATACGCAGAGCCCTCATCACACGCAAGATTAGACCCAGTTTATCCAGAGTGCCTTTTCCTGCACCAGCCATAATTTCCTGCACAGACTCATCCCCAAGCTCTAGAAACAGTGAGACATAGTAGGGCAGGATGGCAGCAGCATCAATGATGTTCAGAGGGCCACGGACAAACTCCAGCTTACTCTGTGCGTGGAAAAATCGCACTAGAAACTCAAAGGAGAACCAAgcgacacacacagactccacCACAAACAGGTTGCAGCACCTTTGGGAGCATTTACTCTGTGGagacaacaaaagacaaaggtGCTGAGAAGGTTTTACATGTTTCAGCCCCTTAACTGAGTATGGAAGTCAGCTTGCTGTGCCTTACTTGAGATAGTATGGGAAAATGCATTACAAGAACAATTTCTAACCTTTTCTGAAGTGGTGTTATCATTGTCACAATGGTGGTGGTGATAATTTTGCAAAAagatttttgctattttttagAAAAAGCTGCCTAACATAAATtccttcatgtgtaaaatagCATAATGGTTCTGTGGCTCTAGATAAGCTTCGTCAattctgagaaaataaccctggtGACATCATCTCAGCTTGGAGAACAGAAATTTGCAACAGAAAACCTGCATTATCTGAGTACTTGCAGAGTAGGATGCATTTGACAAAAGATAACTACTGGCTTGACCCACTGTCACGTCAGCATAAAAGTCAGCGTAATCATCTGCGTTGTCTTTTCAACTTGTGTATTGTGAGTTCCCAAACTACTGAATTGCAACACTAATCACATGATATAGCATTCTTTAATGAAGCTCTTTAGACTGCCATTCAAACTGCTGTTAGAATATGGGGGGAAAGGTTGCTTATTATAAAATGAAACTGCCTTCGTAGCATACGGTAACATTAGCTTGTCACTCAAGTGAAGCAGCAAAGGTTCTGTGAATGTACGACCATTATTTTCTGCAGTGTAGGATTAGGCTACATTTGCTGCATTCAAATGAATTCAGACAAATTATGTCCTCAGATCAATTCAGACTTGATTTTTTTAGCACTAGTTGCTGCTAAAAACTATGATGGTATGCAGTAACAACATAACTAACTTACTGTGATGGAGTGCCTATCTTGAGCAAGTTTCAAGTCTGCAAGCAGATTTTCataattttttaaaacaaatggaaaCCGCTGCCAAATTGGAGGGTTGCTTGACTGGCTAGCCAACATGGCTCCTCCGAACAGTGTACATCCACTTGCAGACTCTTTCCAAACTGGGCCAACTCGAGTGATAAACAGTGGACACAAGAGGGTTCGAGAACAGAAGACTGGAATGATTCTCATTTTCCCATCAGCTGAGCTCCCCcacccacctgcacacctgctccCACTTTCCCATAAGCCCAGCAGCATACATAGAGGTCCACTTCCACTCTGTCCAGGAGGGCTCAGAATTTGGGTAGTGCTCTGTATTTTGACTTGAATCCATGATAGAATAAAAAGATTTCTTCGGTTCATACGTACAGTGGCTTCTTCctgctgttgatgctgtggGTCTGGCATGGTGCTGATGCACAGGCTGACCACAGTGATCACCACCATGATGACGGACAGGAAGGCAAACACCTTTCCTGCTAAACCGGAATGAGGGTTCTCCACTGCTTCTCCCAGCATGTGAAACAGGCTGTCCTCTACCACAAGAgctctcagcctcctcctcctcgcctgcCGCCACTCTTCCTCCTTGAGCTGGTGTGCGGTCGCCTCCTCCACAGAGGACATCAGGCCACGGCGGCAGCAGGGCTCCATCAGTGGTATATCAATGCCCCAGTATACCAGCTCACCATGCAGCGACACATCGCAGACCTCCTGCAGCAGACGCAACTTCCCTTTTGCCAGGTAGTTGTGGATGGCCCGAAAGGCTAAAGGGTCTCGGTCAAAGAAGAATTCATGTCGCATCTCATCATAGTCGTCACAAACCTCTGCTATCTCCTTCAGGGTGGTGCAGAAGCGTAGACGACTCAGGCGGCTCTGGGGGATATCCTCCAGGGTGCTCCAGGGGTAGGCGTACCGAATGCCCCCCACGTTGATGAGGGCCTGCTGGCAGGGATCGAGGCTCCAGCCTGATGCTCCTGGTCGGAGCAGCTGAGCACGTTGGAAGTACAAGCCTTTGACGGTGGcagcctctgtgtctgtgaagaCGTGGTTGTAAGTGTCTTCACTACTAAAGGACTGGTCATCAAAGCCATTTCCAATGATAGCCATGGTGGTAGGTTGGTTTTTGGCAGGTTTTCACTGAAGTTACAGTATTGTGTCCTGTTGGAGATTTGatggaaaacatgaatattaacTGCATGTATTGCACAATTATGCAACTAATGCAAATGGACTTTTCTTTTACTTAAATCTGCACTAATCAGTGTTTTCTATATAAACAATGGACCAGTAACTCCACAGAGATATTATCATTGCCCTCAGCTTTATGAAGCATTTTACCACCTTTTAGgtcattgttttgatttgttgttgtttgttatgtTGTTTTGGCCTAGAAAATTCTGTAAATTCCCCTCAAGGCcatgaccagcagcagcagacaactGTTTTCAACAAACATGCTCTAATAAACTTGCTGTATACAACTTGTCCAGCACCTGGTAAACAGACACACCATGTACCCAGAGATGGGAGTCCAAATGAATGGTAATGCTCTGTAGCTGGTCAAACTATTTGCAGACACGTTAGCCAATTTTAGCcatttaaaatgccattttatcaaaaaaaaatttaaacaaagttgtttttattctattttgaCATGCCTTTGTTTTTTCACCGTTATAGTTTCAGAGAAGTTGGTTACTTGAAGTTTCAGTTAATCATCTTAGCAGTCATTGTATGAGAACACGTTACCATTTAAAGATCCTCAGACCTCTGTGGTCactgaaaaccaaaaataacAATGGAtcagactttttgtttttttccaaggGTTCACGAAGGTTACAGTATCATTAATGACAAAATGTTGACAAGTGTGCTGCACTCAGAAAAGTTGTGTTACTCACCTTGAATTGCTGCTGTGTACAAATCCATTCAAAATGATGATCAGAAGATTCCAGatcctcctcttgtctctgatTCAGCAACAGAATTTctttacagaaaatgtgatggGCAGTAAAAGCAAACAAGTGTGTCATCATACCTGCAGAGCTCTGAGTTCGAAGTGAAAGAGAAACTGAACAAAACTCTCCCAGATGCTCTGTCCAttcatctctcctttctcaACTCCAGTGTTTGGGTGACTAATGGACGACCCTGCAATCAGTCTGAACATAATCACGACACGCTGCATCCAGGCTGATCTAAAACATCATCCATTACCTTTGTCACACCCTAAGCTTTTGACTTTAATGCATCAAAAGCCTAACAGACGATGTCTGACTCATCCACTGAGGGAAGGATTAATGAGATTAATATCGAGAGGATAAAGAgccaaacacaagcacacaaacgtAACACACAAGTTATACCAGCAGTAGACAGATGTGCTTTTGGGAGTtataaaggaaaaaagtgaaaatgtacTGCAATCAAGTTGGATTGTACTTGCTTGTGGATTACAAAATAATTGTcaaaaattaattatttgttaTTGTATACTGATGACATGCCTTTTAAATACTATTGAGATTATCTTTCTCCATTTAACCATTTTGACTTTAACCGCAGTAGAGCCTCCGATGGTGAATTTGAGCGACA
Above is a window of Chelmon rostratus isolate fCheRos1 chromosome 8, fCheRos1.pri, whole genome shotgun sequence DNA encoding:
- the LOC121610343 gene encoding potassium voltage-gated channel subfamily G member 4-like, with amino-acid sequence MAIIGNGFDDQSFSSEDTYNHVFTDTEAATVKGLYFQRAQLLRPGASGWSLDPCQQALINVGGIRYAYPWSTLEDIPQSRLSRLRFCTTLKEIAEVCDDYDEMRHEFFFDRDPLAFRAIHNYLAKGKLRLLQEVCDVSLHGELVYWGIDIPLMEPCCRRGLMSSVEEATAHQLKEEEWRQARRRRLRALVVEDSLFHMLGEAVENPHSGLAGKVFAFLSVIMVVITVVSLCISTMPDPQHQQQEEATSKCSQRCCNLFVVESVCVAWFSFEFLVRFFHAQSKLEFVRGPLNIIDAAAILPYYVSLFLELGDESVQEIMAGAGKGTLDKLGLILRVMRALRILYVMRLARHSTGLQTLGVTIQRSTTDFGLLLLFVCVAVTLFSPLVHLAESELAPNAARSPLLSFSSIPASYWWSIISVTTVGYGDMVPHSIPGQLVALVSILSGILILSFPSTSIFHTFHRTYIELKEEHGRLWREERGAELATETDESMKERETWPDNWPEPNFLPGLDDPSYLFMKDLTVAAQSKSHERLFSPVTY